CAATCTTTAGCTCAATGAATATATAGATCAACCTGTCTGTAGatttcaagaaaaagaaagaaaggtaCAGAGAGGCTAGGAAACAAAGAAAGTAAAGATCAACAATGTTTCTTGTTTAATGATCTCTATATTGTTGTATGTAAATATATAGCATGTGATTGATGAAATACAAAGTTACTGATTTTTTATGATAATTTGGTTCTcgaactttttttctttttggtgttCAACCTTTTGTTATATTAATCTGTTACATGTCGATCTGGTCCGATCTTGGTGTACGTTCACCGTAAAGAATCTAATGAAGAAAGTTCAAAGGTTTGTTTGAGGGTCGCAACTCATTCCTGTAGTTCATAGGCTGTCTTGTTATGATCATCGCTCAGTCCAGTTGTGCAGGCAAAATGAACGAATGAATTTTACTATCATAACTAGCTAATTTATGAGTACATGGGAAAAGGGTCGTCTTTGGATATATGGAAATTAACAACAACAGAATAAGTGATGATCAATTTCTGGTTAGGAACACAAGATTCAGTAATGCAATCAAGTAAGTTATCCATTTGGTTCAAAATGTGCTTAAATATAACTATCAAGTGTATCTTACAGCTTGTTCCATTTTAGTAACAAATCGTATTTACTTCTGTATTCGATTGGATGTACGAGTACAAATTATGCACCTTTCATTAGCTGTTACGAACTTGCACGAaaataattcaaaacaaaaatacaaaCCCCGTAGAGTCTACCTCGACCGTCAGATCTACAGACTCACTCTCTTAGTCAACGCTCCTATCAGAGAATCAACGGTTCAGATCATACCCACCAAAATGACCTCACATAAAGTGGCCGCCGTGAGGCCAcacaaaatacaaaaaaaaaaccatacgAAAAATAATTTGCAGAAAAAACCAAATGGCGTTCTCTGCAGTAACAACGCACTGCCCCTCCTCTCTTCTCCGTCTTCCGGCGACGACCTCGTCGGCGTCCTCAGCTCGGACTTCAATCTCTTTCCGATTTTCATCCACAAGTCTCAGCCGTGCCAGACGCATCTCAATTCGATCCGTTTCAACTTCCGGTGAGCTGctctctcttttgtttttgtactCCATTCGCTATAGTTATCTGGAATTGAAATTTATAAGCTGAAAATTTTAGGTCTAGAGTTTTTGGATTAGAAGCATAAGCTTTTCTACATGAAGTTTGTTATAATAATCTGGATATAAATTGTTtatgtaattatgaatctcattttgtttgtttaggATGAATTCGTTGATTATTGATGCCCTAAAAGTTGAGTTTGTGTTTCAGCAGCACCGAAATCGGAGGGAATTGCGCCTGCGATTTCGGTTACGGAGAATGCGTTGAAGCATTTCAATAAGATGAGAGTTGAACGTAATGAGGATTTGTG
This genomic interval from Argentina anserina chromosome 1, drPotAnse1.1, whole genome shotgun sequence contains the following:
- the LOC126794091 gene encoding iron-sulfur assembly protein IscA, chloroplastic isoform X2, whose amino-acid sequence is MAFSAVTTHCPSSLLRLPATTSSASSARTSISFRFSSTSLSRARRISIRSVSTSAPKSEGIAPAISVTENALKHFNKMRVERNEDLCLRIGVKQGGCSGMSYTMDFESKENARPDDSVIEYNGFEIVCDPKSLLFLYGMQLDYSDALIGGGFSFKNPNATQTCGCGKSFAAEM
- the LOC126794091 gene encoding iron-sulfur assembly protein IscA, chloroplastic isoform X1 — its product is MAFSAVTTHCPSSLLRLPATTSSASSARTSISFRFSSTSLSRARRISIRSVSTSAAPKSEGIAPAISVTENALKHFNKMRVERNEDLCLRIGVKQGGCSGMSYTMDFESKENARPDDSVIEYNGFEIVCDPKSLLFLYGMQLDYSDALIGGGFSFKNPNATQTCGCGKSFAAEM